One window of the bacterium genome contains the following:
- a CDS encoding cytochrome C554 → MSRITAKSLAALVIIGFALSTVTVFAEDEAPAGDPTYIGSGKCKMCHKGEKNGNIWETWLETKHAKAMESLIAKGEQNNPECLACHTTGYGTPSGFGADTTMHNAEALGGVGCESCHGPGSNYKSKKVMENREAALAAGMIIPTEATCKTCHNEKSPTFKGFNYEEALAKIIHHIPEAPAEKTE, encoded by the coding sequence ATGAGCAGAATCACTGCAAAATCTCTCGCGGCATTGGTCATCATTGGGTTCGCCCTGTCAACTGTGACCGTCTTTGCCGAAGATGAAGCCCCCGCCGGCGATCCGACTTACATCGGCTCCGGCAAATGCAAAATGTGCCACAAAGGCGAAAAGAATGGCAACATCTGGGAAACTTGGCTGGAAACAAAACACGCCAAAGCAATGGAATCCCTGATCGCAAAGGGTGAGCAAAACAATCCCGAGTGCTTGGCCTGCCACACCACCGGCTACGGAACCCCCAGCGGTTTCGGTGCCGACACCACGATGCACAACGCCGAAGCCCTCGGCGGGGTGGGTTGCGAATCCTGCCACGGTCCCGGCTCGAATTACAAATCCAAAAAAGTCATGGAAAACCGTGAAGCCGCTCTCGCTGCCGGTATGATTATTCCGACCGAAGCAACCTGCAAGACGTGCCACAACGAAAAATCACCGACCTTCAAGGGCTTCAATTATGAGGAAGCTCTCGCAAAAATCATTCATCATATTCCGGAAGCTCCCGCTGAAAAGACCGAGTAA
- a CDS encoding T9SS type A sorting domain-containing protein, translating to MTSILIWVVMLAWAGTAHAVIHFVPDDFNNLQQALDESNSNDTIVCRAGTYRGPFFVWARNITIASEFILTHNPIDIANCIVRPSNGAPDNGCFVTQPADSTDTTLRMVGITLSLGRAITVGNNKGGGIYIRNRTADIKDCVFKSCLAGYGGAIYADSSVLTLKRCFMPGNDALYRGEVLYARHSTVHIMDSDIGPDGYFMPPSNTEAQIDLNSSSITISGTHIHGFGYGPEGSAIFLRAYDGSVGYMRLHGCVIGDNSLSFFLVGSGGLGPNELTIDSCLFTENSLPFGLWVPSFIERNGTTTITRCTFENSTVPPNTAGAPILNFSQTRATFECEQNHFHNNYGGTAACIGLGNQFNPSQGRVQRNYFSNNSSWGYPTWQSRTIGMGNVGEGVLEFNAFVGNIGYAVYTSDFFWPTSYALHNFWGDSTGPYEATRNPGGLGDTTNAATIYDEWLLSEDEIPDTTLYPPPNAADDRRWTVPSTWFISNVYPNPFNSEFRIELDGMTGADFEVRLFDLLGREVALLHSGRTLRGSLSFQAPSDLAAGVYFLHAKDHLYAETKKVLYLK from the coding sequence ATGACTTCCATACTCATATGGGTAGTGATGTTAGCGTGGGCTGGTACGGCCCACGCGGTCATTCACTTTGTGCCGGATGACTTCAACAACTTGCAACAGGCGCTGGATGAAAGCAATTCCAATGACACGATAGTCTGCCGGGCCGGGACGTACCGCGGCCCGTTTTTTGTTTGGGCGCGTAACATCACGATTGCCAGTGAATTTATTCTGACACACAATCCGATTGACATCGCCAACTGCATCGTTCGTCCGAGCAATGGCGCACCAGACAACGGTTGTTTTGTCACACAGCCCGCTGACTCGACGGACACGACATTGCGTATGGTTGGCATAACACTTTCCCTTGGACGCGCCATCACGGTTGGCAACAACAAGGGCGGCGGCATTTACATTCGTAATCGAACGGCGGACATTAAAGATTGTGTATTTAAGTCCTGTCTGGCTGGGTACGGAGGAGCGATCTATGCCGACTCATCGGTGTTAACACTGAAGCGCTGTTTTATGCCAGGCAACGATGCGCTTTATCGTGGTGAAGTCCTGTATGCTCGGCATAGCACAGTCCATATTATGGATTCTGACATTGGCCCGGACGGATATTTCATGCCGCCAAGTAACACTGAAGCTCAGATTGATTTGAATAGCTCTTCTATCACAATTTCAGGCACACACATCCACGGTTTTGGTTACGGTCCCGAGGGCTCGGCAATTTTCTTGCGAGCGTATGATGGATCAGTTGGATATATGCGGTTACACGGTTGTGTGATAGGAGATAATTCCCTCAGCTTTTTTTTGGTCGGTAGTGGTGGCTTAGGTCCAAACGAGTTAACTATTGACTCATGTCTTTTCACTGAAAACTCTTTACCTTTTGGACTGTGGGTTCCGAGTTTCATTGAACGCAATGGCACGACGACAATTACCCGTTGTACCTTTGAAAATTCAACGGTTCCCCCGAACACAGCTGGTGCTCCAATTCTCAATTTTTCACAAACGAGAGCAACCTTCGAATGTGAACAAAACCACTTCCATAACAACTACGGAGGTACTGCGGCATGCATTGGCCTGGGAAATCAATTCAATCCTAGTCAGGGTCGTGTGCAACGCAATTATTTTTCGAACAACTCAAGTTGGGGTTATCCGACTTGGCAAAGTAGAACCATTGGGATGGGGAATGTTGGTGAGGGTGTTCTTGAATTCAACGCATTTGTTGGTAATATCGGTTATGCTGTTTACACGTCTGATTTCTTTTGGCCTACGAGCTACGCCCTCCATAACTTCTGGGGTGATTCTACCGGCCCCTATGAAGCGACCCGCAACCCCGGCGGATTGGGAGACACGACGAATGCGGCGACGATATATGACGAATGGCTGTTGAGCGAGGACGAAATTCCTGACACGACGCTCTATCCGCCGCCGAATGCTGCGGATGATCGCCGCTGGACTGTCCCGAGTACATGGTTCATCTCAAACGTCTATCCTAATCCATTTAACAGCGAATTTCGGATTGAACTCGACGGCATGACGGGAGCGGATTTTGAGGTTCGGTTGTTTGATTTGCTGGGCCGCGAAGTTGCCCTTTTGCACTCGGGCAGAACCCTCCGCGGCTCTTTGTCATTTCAAGCGCCAAGTGATCTTGCCGCAGGAGTTTATTTCTTGCATGCAAAGGATCACCTATATGCGGAAACCAAGAAAGTCTTGTATCTGAAATAG